The following coding sequences lie in one Fimbriimonadaceae bacterium genomic window:
- the dusB gene encoding tRNA dihydrouridine synthase DusB has translation MAPAFHVGDIPIQNRLILAPMEDVSNLPFRLIAKRVGNPGLMFTEFVSAMAIHYNAKKTFRKLKIHPDERPLGIQIFGGVPEIMAETAQLCEAHGADIIDINMGCWVPKVCKTGSGAALLKDPELAEKIVEAVVKSVKVPVTVKVRAGWDFSLYAAPELAKRFVGVGAKMITLHARFAKQGFEGEADWRLISEMRKAVDVPLIGNGDVKTPEDAVRLLSETGADGVMVGRAAISNPWTLARIQAGLAGEEIPPMPTIRERIDTAIEHLKLMVAYQAEVDSWEEALALPKAQFDESEMYATRHLRGQVPMYIKGEVGAAETRNRLTQCNRVDEVRTVLEEFAAGLALTG, from the coding sequence ATGGCCCCTGCATTCCACGTCGGCGATATCCCCATTCAGAACCGGCTCATCCTTGCCCCAATGGAGGATGTGTCGAACCTTCCGTTTCGGTTAATCGCCAAGCGGGTCGGCAATCCAGGGCTGATGTTTACCGAGTTTGTGAGCGCGATGGCGATCCACTACAACGCCAAGAAGACCTTCCGCAAGCTCAAAATCCATCCTGACGAGCGCCCGCTGGGCATCCAGATTTTTGGCGGGGTGCCGGAGATCATGGCGGAGACGGCCCAGCTTTGCGAGGCTCACGGGGCGGACATCATCGACATCAATATGGGCTGCTGGGTACCGAAGGTTTGCAAGACTGGCTCCGGGGCGGCTTTGCTCAAGGATCCCGAGCTTGCCGAGAAGATTGTTGAAGCGGTCGTCAAATCTGTTAAGGTGCCGGTGACGGTTAAGGTGCGGGCGGGTTGGGACTTTTCACTCTATGCGGCTCCTGAACTCGCAAAACGGTTTGTAGGGGTTGGGGCCAAGATGATCACCCTCCACGCACGCTTTGCAAAGCAGGGTTTTGAAGGGGAGGCGGATTGGCGGCTCATTTCAGAGATGCGAAAAGCGGTTGACGTGCCGCTGATCGGCAACGGCGACGTCAAGACTCCGGAGGATGCCGTTCGTTTGCTTAGCGAGACGGGCGCGGATGGCGTGATGGTGGGGCGGGCAGCGATCTCCAATCCGTGGACTCTCGCCCGGATTCAGGCTGGGCTTGCCGGTGAGGAGATTCCGCCGATGCCAACGATCCGAGAGCGGATCGACACTGCTATTGAGCATCTAAAGCTGATGGTTGCCTATCAAGCGGAAGTGGATTCTTGGGAAGAGGCGTTGGCGCTGCCCAAAGCACAGTTTGACGAGTCAGAAATGTACGCGACGCGGCATCTGCGTGGTCAGGTTCCGATGTACATCAAGGGCGAAGTTGGAGCCGCAGAGACACGGAATCGACTTACGCAATGCAACCGAGTTGATGAAGTACGAACAGTTCTCGAAGAGTTTGCTGCAGGGCTTGCCTTAACGGGCTGA
- the kdsA gene encoding 3-deoxy-8-phosphooctulonate synthase, with protein sequence MPRGPFSLGRYSIGGPQLTIVGGPCLAESYEVCSSVARELARICIELDFQYIFKASFDKANRTSANSQRGMGIDAGLDLIKRVADEVGAPCTTDVHLPEQAGIVAQRIDLLQIPAFLCRQSDLLQACAETGKPVNVKKGQFLAPWDAKNIVEKLEAFGASGMMLTERGTSFGYNTLVVDMPGLETMRSFGVPVCFDATHSAQRPGGAGSSSGGNRETIPAMTRAAVAVGVDALFLEVHPDPTNALSDKETQWPLADAERLLRMVSEIHKATKEVSAR encoded by the coding sequence ATGCCACGCGGTCCGTTCTCACTGGGCCGTTACTCGATCGGAGGCCCCCAACTTACGATTGTAGGTGGACCGTGCCTAGCCGAATCTTACGAGGTGTGCTCTTCGGTAGCCCGTGAACTTGCCCGCATCTGCATCGAGCTAGACTTTCAATATATCTTCAAGGCCTCGTTCGACAAGGCCAATCGCACGTCAGCAAACTCACAAAGAGGAATGGGAATTGATGCGGGGCTTGACCTGATCAAACGCGTCGCCGACGAGGTCGGTGCGCCTTGTACGACCGACGTCCACCTTCCCGAACAGGCCGGTATCGTCGCTCAAAGGATCGACCTTCTTCAAATTCCCGCATTTCTCTGCCGCCAAAGTGACTTGCTGCAGGCCTGCGCTGAAACCGGCAAACCCGTCAACGTCAAAAAGGGACAATTCCTTGCCCCATGGGACGCCAAGAACATCGTCGAGAAGCTTGAGGCGTTCGGGGCTAGCGGCATGATGCTCACGGAAAGAGGAACCTCCTTTGGTTACAATACTCTGGTCGTCGACATGCCTGGACTGGAAACGATGCGATCCTTCGGCGTACCCGTTTGTTTTGACGCAACGCACTCCGCTCAGCGACCAGGCGGAGCAGGCTCCTCTTCCGGGGGCAACCGGGAGACGATCCCTGCAATGACGCGAGCAGCTGTTGCCGTCGGTGTTGATGCGTTGTTCCTTGAGGTCCATCCCGACCCCACCAACGCCCTTAGCGACAAAGAAACCCAGTGGCCCCTAGCCGATGCCGAACGGCTACTGAGAATGGTTTCCGAGATTCATAAAGCGACAAAAGAAGTATCAGCCCGTTAA
- the sdhB gene encoding succinate dehydrogenase iron-sulfur subunit: MSDTPTKIRLRILRQTSQNAESFWQEFEIPYQPNLNVISTLMEIRKNPQTANGVPVDPPAWEAACLEEVCGSCTMNINGGVRQACTALIDDVGDKRGDTLHVTLEPMKKFPLVRDLIVDRSRMFEGLKKAKGWVPIDGSYDRGMAPAQDDHVRQLRYALSRCMTCGCCLEACPQINEKSTFVGPATLAQSLLFNLHPVGKTLEADRMEFLTSEEGITGCGNAQNCVKVCPKGVPLTQAIAQLNRDTTVYKIKKWMGLS, encoded by the coding sequence ATGAGCGACACGCCCACCAAGATCCGCCTTCGTATCCTTCGCCAGACATCGCAAAACGCCGAAAGCTTCTGGCAAGAGTTCGAAATCCCTTATCAGCCGAATCTCAACGTCATCTCCACGCTCATGGAGATTCGCAAGAACCCGCAAACCGCGAACGGTGTGCCTGTCGATCCTCCTGCGTGGGAAGCAGCCTGTCTTGAAGAGGTGTGCGGCTCCTGCACCATGAACATCAACGGTGGAGTGCGACAGGCTTGCACTGCGCTTATCGACGATGTTGGCGATAAGCGCGGAGATACCCTCCACGTCACGCTGGAACCGATGAAAAAGTTTCCTCTCGTGCGCGATCTTATCGTTGACCGTTCACGGATGTTCGAAGGTCTTAAGAAGGCGAAAGGCTGGGTTCCGATCGATGGTTCTTACGACCGAGGTATGGCCCCAGCGCAAGACGATCATGTTCGGCAACTGCGATACGCCCTATCGCGCTGTATGACCTGTGGGTGCTGTCTTGAGGCTTGCCCCCAGATCAACGAAAAGTCGACGTTCGTGGGTCCGGCAACGCTCGCTCAATCTCTGCTCTTCAACCTGCATCCGGTTGGGAAAACCCTCGAAGCCGACCGTATGGAGTTTCTCACTTCCGAAGAGGGCATTACCGGCTGCGGAAACGCTCAGAACTGTGTGAAGGTTTGCCCCAAAGGCGTCCCTCTCACCCAAGCCATTGCTCAGCTCAATCGGGACACCACTGTTTACAAGATCAAGAAGTGGATGGGCTTGTCCTAA
- a CDS encoding proline dehydrogenase family protein, with protein sequence MLARTLILKTAALGPVEKLVRKSFLFRPLVRRFIAGDTVQDGLVVADELIKQGFRISLDYLGENTTTVEESRAAVDAYMTMLGEIAESNCTRPVERRAIYASQGSEKPVETCNVSIKLTQCGLDQGDGFAEKNFRELLDLAKSLDNFVRIDMEGSDYTERTIKILENVFPSFPNTGTVLQSYLHRTPNDIQKMIDLQMRTRIVKGAYLEPEKVAIQDKKLVDRAYVEAAQRLMLEGNFPAIATHDAKIVDELNAFVAEKRIDKSRFEYQMLFGIRRDLQQRLNNEGYNVRVYLPLGDSWYPYFTRRLAERPANAFFILKSLFHR encoded by the coding sequence ATGCTGGCCCGCACTCTCATTCTTAAAACCGCCGCCCTTGGGCCGGTCGAAAAACTTGTTCGCAAGTCTTTTCTATTCAGACCCCTTGTTCGCCGCTTCATCGCTGGGGATACCGTTCAAGACGGGCTAGTCGTCGCTGATGAGTTAATCAAACAAGGCTTCCGAATCTCGCTGGACTACCTCGGCGAGAACACAACTACAGTCGAAGAATCACGCGCCGCTGTCGATGCCTATATGACCATGCTCGGTGAAATCGCCGAAAGCAACTGCACGCGCCCCGTCGAGCGACGAGCAATCTACGCGTCTCAAGGTTCGGAAAAGCCTGTCGAAACCTGCAACGTCTCAATCAAACTGACGCAGTGTGGGCTCGACCAGGGCGATGGATTCGCCGAAAAGAACTTCCGCGAACTGCTTGATCTCGCCAAATCTCTCGACAACTTTGTCCGAATCGACATGGAAGGCTCCGATTACACCGAGCGGACCATCAAAATCCTCGAAAACGTCTTCCCATCCTTCCCAAACACAGGCACCGTTCTTCAGTCTTATCTCCACCGCACACCCAACGACATCCAAAAGATGATCGACCTCCAGATGCGCACGCGAATCGTAAAAGGCGCCTATCTTGAACCTGAGAAAGTTGCGATTCAAGACAAGAAACTGGTTGATAGGGCATATGTCGAAGCAGCCCAACGGCTCATGCTCGAAGGCAACTTCCCCGCTATCGCCACCCATGACGCAAAGATTGTCGATGAGTTAAACGCCTTTGTGGCCGAAAAACGGATCGACAAGAGCCGCTTTGAATATCAGATGCTGTTCGGAATCCGGCGAGACCTCCAACAGCGGCTTAACAACGAGGGTTACAACGTTCGTGTCTATTTGCCCTTGGGCGATAGCTGGTACCCCTACTTCACCCGGCGGCTTGCCGAGCGCCCCGCAAACGCCTTTTTTATCCTCAAGTCGCTGTTCCACAGATAG
- a CDS encoding glycosyltransferase family 2 protein: MPSVSVCLAVYNGAATLADALQTAIDQSFPIEEILVVDDGSTDGSGEIAEGLGCRVIRQENAGLGAGRKVLVEEARGDFIAFLDHDDFWEPKKIEKQVEAIEATNSVLCHTDCWFHYDNGKIVPRDKIIPQIEHVLDHILPTNWVIASSAVFEREAMLRAGNFIPETVRCSDWYGWLILGPQGNFVHMPEKLVRYSVRSESLANAGYKFHEAQRYLLKDHILPRWDVLYKKLGKTRRNYYRRLIEMDIGIAASTMGKFLDQLDKHDEAMELHKEALRLARTVPRVWTRAIRSYLSG; the protein is encoded by the coding sequence ATGCCTTCAGTTAGCGTTTGCCTTGCGGTTTATAACGGCGCGGCTACGCTTGCCGATGCGCTACAAACGGCGATTGACCAGAGCTTTCCGATTGAAGAGATCCTTGTTGTTGACGACGGGTCAACAGACGGGTCTGGCGAGATTGCGGAGGGGCTTGGATGCCGTGTCATCCGTCAAGAGAATGCAGGACTGGGCGCTGGTCGCAAAGTGCTGGTCGAAGAGGCGAGGGGTGACTTCATCGCTTTTTTGGACCACGACGACTTCTGGGAGCCAAAGAAGATAGAGAAGCAGGTCGAAGCTATTGAGGCTACGAATTCAGTGCTCTGTCATACCGACTGTTGGTTTCACTACGACAATGGCAAGATCGTGCCACGGGACAAGATCATTCCTCAGATCGAGCACGTTCTTGACCACATACTGCCGACGAACTGGGTGATTGCGAGTTCGGCTGTGTTTGAACGTGAGGCGATGCTCAGGGCAGGCAACTTTATCCCGGAGACCGTGCGTTGTTCAGACTGGTACGGGTGGCTGATCTTGGGTCCGCAGGGCAACTTTGTTCATATGCCTGAGAAGTTGGTGCGCTATTCGGTACGGAGCGAGTCCTTGGCGAATGCGGGCTATAAGTTTCACGAAGCGCAGCGGTACTTACTGAAAGATCACATTCTGCCGAGATGGGATGTGCTGTACAAGAAGCTTGGCAAGACTCGACGTAACTACTATCGCAGGCTTATTGAGATGGATATTGGGATTGCGGCATCGACGATGGGCAAGTTCTTGGATCAACTGGACAAGCACGACGAGGCGATGGAACTCCATAAGGAGGCGTTGCGCCTTGCGCGGACAGTGCCAAGGGTATGGACGCGGGCCATTCGGAGTTACCTGTCTGGCTGA